The genomic segment cttcaaaattaGTTCTAAAGTAATTATACAGTAGTGGAACAAAACAAGTTTCTGGgaggagaaacttgaagcaacagTATTAGAAAGCTGTAATGTATTCAGAGACACCCAAACAGAGTACATACCAGGATTTTCTGGAAACATTTGTGTGTTTCCAGAAAATTTAGTAATTTAGAAATTGATGCATTAGTATAACCAGGGACTATGAGTCTACCATTTAAAAACATCTCCAAATGGCTTTAAATTGTGAGAAATCAAACATATATGTGATAGGACACTCATGGTATTTAAACAGAAGAATGGTACATCACAAAATATTCACAATGTAGACCTACTACTAAGCAGTGATGTATGGTATGCTAAGtaaatgtccaattaaaaaagaaaaaaataaacgaTGAACTTTGTATATTATCTGTGAACTTTGTATTGAGATTTTTAAACTTGAGCTTGAGAAATTAGATGTGTTAGCCTTCCACTTTTATCATCAACAGGAGAGTTGGTCTACCAGGGCTTAAGAATAACATGTGACCTAGTCCCTTCCTTCTTGTTCATTGAGTCACTCCACTCCCCACCAGAATTTCTATATTAGTACCAATATTATTTCCTATGAAATATTTCTTGTTGTGATGAAGAGCCTATGTTACTCTagtgaaaatatacaaatatacccTGGGCAGAACATAAATGGATAGTTAAGGTTTTAATCtgtgagaaagaaaaggtaaCAGCAGTTAAAAAGTGAAGTACAATAAACTATGGATCACTGCATGTTGACATGTAAAGATTTTTAATGGCATTGGTGAAAAGTTTTCTGCACATGATAGAGCCAACGTTAGAAAATAGAATAAtggaaaataagaagaaaatagggtaaaagaatgtttaaaatagTCTAAGAAATGTGGAGACAGTTAGCATTTGTCAACCACAAATTTCTCAAGGCTGTAGAGAACTTTTCAACTAAGGATAAAAGAGTGAGATTACAAAGAGAGGACAGTATGGTGAGGAAAACCACAAGGAAGATAAGCAAAaaaattacatatgtgtgtgagtgtgtgtatatatatatatatatatatatatatatatatatatacatatatatgcatatatatatgtatgtatatgtatgtatgtatatgtatgtgtatatatgtgtgtatatatatatatatatatatatatatatatatacatatttaatgtaGTTACCCTGCAGTAAAGAGAGCACAAACCCCTAACCAGACACCTTAAGCCAGCAAATAAAAACTGTAGTACTGTAAACGGGTTATCTCTCTTTTGCTTGTTTGCCACTAAGATGACCCACCCATCCCACTTCCACCAAACACCACAGCCTTTTACTCTTGGCTACCCTCCAGAACCTGATAACAAGGTCCTGTTTTACACAGTTCACATACTTAAGTCACAGACCATGGAGAAATCAATTAAATACTAGCTTTAACAGATCTTTAAAGTCATTATGctaaaaactaaaacatttttaaatgcacCATAAAAATTCAAGCTATCTTGATTATTCATATTTAGTAATGTTAAAATATGCcagtagttttttgttgttgtcttcatTTATATCTAGCTGTGGGAATCAAAATCCaaataaattataatgaaataaaaatatttttgagtattTATGAAAAGTATGATATCACTTACGAATATCTTGAAAGAAACCACTGAGATCTTTACCATGTGTTGTCCTCTCTAAATCAGAAAAGAATCCAACATCACAGAAAGGCAGTAATGTTTGTAGGAAATCTTTTCATAGTGAGCATTTTGAAAATTTAACTACCCATgcacaaatatattttgtttacataaaCTCCACCCTTCAACACAAGAATCAAATTGTAGCCTTGCAAGCTTTTCATAGAAGAGGATATATTAGAGAATGAAAATTCCCATTTGGCTTAACTGTTCTCTGGAGAAGAAAGTAAGGCAGTTTTACTGGGCACCATTGATTTGAACTCCAATGAAATGTCCAAATTGGTCCCACTGGGTATCACAAACTTTAACATTATAAATTTCTAATGCTTTAATAGTCTTGAGTATTAACTATTTAAATTTCAGAGACATCCCACTTCCTTCTTAAAAGCTTAGGACAGTAAGAGtgattcttcctttcctccctttccatGGTTCTGACCAGCCCACAAATCCATCCTAGATCCCATGTCCAGTGGCCCAGCTTAGTCTGACCACACCCCCTGATGTGTACCTGCCCTACATACCACaactcacaattttttttttcttcgtgaACCATAAATCTCAACAACCTTCTCCAGTGTCTAGACTGAACTCAGTATATCTGCCATGACAAACAGGTCATTTCTCTGTATCCAACAGCTACATCTAGCCATATACTCCATAATCTTCTCCAGTGTCTATCCCAGACTCACTATACCTGCCACCATCCTCTGGTCTCTCATGTTACTAATATGAGACTGATCCTTTATATTATGtaagcacttagtgctataaacttaCCTCTTAGAACCactgtcttagatagggtttctattgctttgaagagactccataaccacagcaactcttacaaaggaaatcatttaacttagaatgacttacagtttcaggaatttagtccattatcttcatagTGGGACATGGcaatgtgcaggcagacatgggccTGGGGGAAGAGCTGAGACATTTTGACACACAAGCAGCAGAACGAGACTGTGTGCtgcactgggcatagcttgaccATATATGACCTAAAAGGCACCTCCATTgcaacatacttcctccaacaaggccacatctcctaatagtgctactctctaTGACCAatcactcaaacacataaatctaCAAAGACCATACCTATTCACACTATCACAACCACATTCATTGTGCCCCATGGATGTGGGTATGTTGtggtttcattttcattcagttctaaaaaaaaaaaaacttaatatcCTCCTTGATTTATTTCTTGATCCATTTTTCATTTAATAGTGAGTATGGTTTCCATAagtttgcattttttgtttttgttgatataTAGCTTTAATATGTGTTGTTCAGATAAGATACAAGATGGATTCAAATAGGATTTCAATGTTCTTACATCTGTTAAGACTTGCTTTATGTCCAAATTGGTAGTCAATATTAGATAAAGTTTTATGACCTGCTGAAGAGAAAGTATATTGTTTCATGTTTGgaagaaatgttctataaatatctacCAGTTCCATTTTATCTATGAAAGTATTTAACTCTAGCgtatctgtttaatttttgtctaaATGACAAGTCTACTGACAagaatggggtattgaagtctcctaATGCCCACTATCTCTGTGTGATGATTATTATGTGATTTTAGttttagtagtgtttcttttataaatgtatgtGCCCTAGTGTTTGGTACATAAATGTTTAGTTTTGCAATATCATCACAGCaatgttttcttttgatgagtaggCAATGTTCTTTTCTATATCCTCTGGCAAGTTTCCATTTAAACTCTATTTAATCAGATAGTAAAATTACTACActtgcttgcttcttgggtcctttttttaaaaaatatttttctaacctTTTACCCCACTGTAATGGTCCATTATggtaaggtgtgtttcttgaatACAGTAGAAATATGAATACTTTTTTTCTAATCTAATCTATTTTTCTGTGTCATCTTATTGGGCAGTTGGTTGATACAATTAATATTGATGAGCAATGTTTATTGATTCCTACTACTTTGTTGTTATTCTGTGGGTCTTCCCCCCTCCTGTGATTTAGTCATttggaattatttcttttatcttctcctgTGTGGTTAACCTCTTCCAACTTTTTCTTCTTGTGCATTCTGTAGAACTGTGTTAGAACTTAGAGACTgcataaatttgattttatcatgaaatattttactttctctgtGGATTGTTATTGATAGTTTTACTGGGTACTATAGCCTAGGTGGGCAACCATGATCTCTTGATGTTTATAAAGCATTCATATATCCCCTTCTGGATTTTAGACCCTGCATTGAAAAGTCAGATATTATTCTAATAAGCCTGCCTTTATATATGACTTAGTCTTTTTTCtatgcagcttttaatatcctatatttatgtacatttagGGTTTTGGTTGTTGTGTGTCATGAAAAATTCTTTTCTGGTCCTGTTTATTTGATGTTCTACTTCTTGTACCTATATAGGCACTTCCTTCttcaaattagaaaatattttcttttatgattttgttaatgttttctgTGCAGACTTCCTCTATCCCTATTCTTGTttgtagatttggtcttttcatgatAAACCTGATTTGTTggaaattttgtgtttctttgttgttgttgttgttttgatctAATACTTTCTTTGACTTAACTATCTAGTTCTTCTACCTTGCTTTCAACACCTGAGATTTTCTACTTAACCTCTTTTGGTGAGGCTTACCTCTGAGGTTTTAGTTTGacttcctaaatttttcatttccagttttatttcagtttgggttttctttagtcAGTCTATTAGTATTTTTATATCTTGAACCCTTTTCATCATTTCACTCACATGCTTCTCTGTGTCTTCGGGGTCTTCATTAAGTGATTTATTCATAACAACATCAAGGTTCTTAAACATATTTAtagttgtaattttaaaatctgtattctgTGCTTCAGCTTTACAGTATTTCTCATGTCTTACTGTAATAGGGTTTCTGAGTTCTGGAGGAAGCATATTGCCTTGTGTGTTCACATTCATGTTTTTGTTCTGGGATCTAAGCATATAATATGATGTTTCAATGATTTCTTGGTATTAATATCTGGTCTTGTTTTTGTTGGGTAGGTATCCTAGGCAAGTGTGATGGCTATGTAGCCCCCAGTAGATAGTGTTTCTGAAGCCAGTTGAGGGTGTAAGAGAATGCAAATGGTCTAAGAAGAAAAGCTGAGAGGATCTGTGGCAAAGAGCTAAGGGAAGTAAGTCTGCACCAAAAGGTGGAGTCCTCAGGGAGTAGCAGTATGGTGGGGAAACCAGGTAATTTTCTGTCTACTTGACTGGTACCTAGAGTATCTAATAAAGCATCATTTCTAAGTGCATCTGTCAGTGGATTTCTTTGTTGATGGTGTTAACTATTTGGATTAGTGGAATAAGTAAGTTATTTGACTTTCTCCAAATATGTGGGGGCATCATTATGTCAACTTAGGTCCTCAGTAAAATGCAACAGAGAAAGTTGAGTTTATTTTTCACAAATCTTAATTATTGATATTCATCTTCCAGGTACACATCAATTCCAGGCCTTCATACTCAGAATGGATAACACCATTGGTTATTATATTATCTGAACTTTGAACTAGGCATGAAGTTCCATTTTTAACTAGTAAATAGAGAGCAAATATGGAACTTTTAAGTCTTTATAACCATAATTAATATAACACTCACTTCATATTTGATAATTTTTCTTGATAAAAGAAGGAAATATCATTATATAATTGCAAATTACTGCCTTCAAACAAATTTCACACAAAATGAACACTATCAAAGaagtaaaagtaatatttttcaaGCAAAGATATTTCTTTTACATGAACTTTGAGAACTATAGTTCAAAACAGATTTATcttgttaaataatatttttgtaattaataCAAGCTCTCATACTGTTATCACTGTCAACTCCAtagagaaaattaacacatgctGATTGCGCTTTCACCTTTGAAATAGATACTATATTGAATGATTTATCTGTCTTACTAAGTATTGGGGGAGGGAGCAGATGATATAAATCTTACTATTCCCTTATTCACATTTGAATAGTTAATGTTGAGTGTGTAGCACTTCAGTTTGACTTATATAGAgatattttatatagaattttttattttggaaattactttattattttcataagacaaaaaaaaatgttcaaagctaCTACAAGAAGAGGAATTGTCTCCAAAATGATTATCAACCATCACACCTCATCACATCCTAAAGCTGACCAAGATTTACTTGAAGGGTTTAATTCAGATGGCTATTATACCAACAGTAGAAAACAAATATTCTACGTCACAACAAAGCAACTTATGTGGCTGATGGATGAGGGGAAATATCCAGAAAGTAGAAGATGTAATGCATCTTCAACTAAAGACAGAAAGTTCAGCAAATCAAATGGTCATAAAGGTTCCCTTAATGAAAATTAACAATGCACTTAGTTTTCTTGTAGGAACAATGAGGAAGGGCTTTGTCAATTTGAGAGCTTCAAGGTACCAAAGTTAGTTGGTTCTGTTGGTTGTCCTGTGGAGAACCTATCTTATTTGGGgactgcaatccttcctcctattcctccataagagtcctcaagctgtgggtgtctgtatctgcctgagtcagcttctgggtgaaGTCTCTCTGAGAACAACAATATaagtttgcaagcataacagggtTTCATTAATGGTATTAGGGATTATTACTTTCCCATGAGATGGGTcgcaagttgggctggttatagtttggccattccctcattTCTACTGTATCCCCTGTGTCTGTATTTCctgtagacagaataaatttttggttgaaaattgtGTGGGTGGTTTGGTATCTTTATGACTCCACTGGGGTTTCTATCTGGCTACAAGAGgtggccttttcaggttccatattcctaacgtagtgagtcacagctaaggccATCCTTATTGATTtttgggtgcctcccttatcccaggtctctgtttcatcctggagatgccctcacctcctcacctctGTTAGTTGCAGtcccattcattttcatggctatCTATACATCTCTCTTGTCTTtcctcacacctgatcctgaatctcccattctcctccttactctccctccttctatctggctcttatgactattttgttcctccttATAAATGAGATTCACGCTTCCTTGCTTGAGCCTCTcttcttatttagcttctttaggtctgtggagtgtaacacagtacctgtattttatggctaatatgtacttataagtgagtacataccatgtatgtcctttgagGACTGAGTTGCCTCACTTAAGATGAGTGagtagcacttaaagaaatgtgcaAAGTCCTTATTTCTcatggaaatacaaatcaaaacaactatgaGGTTGCATCTTAcagccatcagaatggctaagataaaaaactcaagaaatagcatatgctggcaaggatgtgaagcaagGTGAACTCCttttcattgctggtggaagtgtaaacttgtacaagcactttggaaatcaattgtCATTTTCTCATAAAACTGGGACTAGTTCGACATCcaggcccagctataccactcctgggcatatacccaaagatgctccaacatcccacaaaagCACTTGCtaaattatgttcatagcagctttatttgtaacaaccagaaactggaaacaaactagatgttcttcaactgaagaatggatcaagaaaatgtggtacatctatacaattaaatactattcagctattagaaACCAAAACATcaagaattttgcaggcaaatggaccaaatgaatattaagaaagaaagagttcaTTTCAACTTACAGCTTACAGTGCATCATCAAGTGAAGTAGATACAAATACTGAAGCCAAGATATTGGAGGTATACTGCTTACTGCCGTGCTTGCTATAGCAGCTCCCCTGATTTTCTTATATAACTCTGAAACATCTATCCAGGGGTGCACTTCCCATATGAACTGGGCCTTCCCTTGTCAATCATCTGCCAAAAAAATGCCCCCAGAGGAATGCTCACAGGCCAATCAGATGGAGGAACTTTGTAAATGAACCTCCATCTTTCTAGGCTACTCTGATTTCTATTGATAATAACTAATCAGCACATTGTGATTGTTGATTTATACCTAAATCATAAtgatttttcttcattatataaaaaataagataattttgtCAATAATATCCTAAAAAGTAGAATCCtgaaacatatatacacaaatacacacaaagaaagatgaatcttttaaaaatattcaagttAATAAACTAGtgaaatattaataatacatatGATTTATGCTATGTTCTTAATATTTTACATTCCTGGTCACATGCTACATGTTTTTGTCTGTCATTATCTGTACTTCAAAACAGGTAAAGGTGAAATGAGTCTCTAAGCTGAAAAATTAACTATGGCACTGAAGTCTTTTTTAAAGGGCCACATTTCTGTAGCCTCTGAAGTCACATCAAAGAACATGCAAAGAAGTTTGATATGCAGCTATATTTTTTtatcataatataatatatggtTACAAATCTTTGTATGGTTGAATACGcacatggaaatattttaaagaattaggCATTTACACATTAATTCATTAAAATGCTAGAACAGGTGCAATTGGGAAATACTTTAGACCATGAACAAAATACAGCCACAATAAGCCTGCAAACATTTATgatattttgacaaaaaaaacaacagatgGTAACATGAGATCTaatcatttctctttaaaaatttttccaGCGAGTCTTTGATTTGCTTGTTTCTCAGACTATAGATAATTGGATTCATCATGGGGATTATGACAGTGTAGAACACAGAGTCCATCATGTCTTCATCCTGTACTTTTTGGGATGCAGGAAGCAGATACATGAAGAGAAGAGAACCATAATATAAGCACACAGAGAGGAGATGGGCTCCACAGGTGGAGAAGGCTTTCTTTATGCCTTTGgcagatttcttttttaagattgtaAACAGAACAAGTGTGTAAGAGCCTAGGATAGTTGAAATAGTGAAAACTTGAATAgatccagagaaaataaaaacaatgaggtAATTAAGAGAAGGGTCAGTGCAGGAAATCTTTAACAGTGGCATAACATCACAGTAAAAGTGATGTATCACATTGGAATTACAGAAGGTTAATCGGAACAACATGCCTTCATGAATTGAAGCATGAAGAATTCCAGTTACAAAGATCAAGACGAGCAGACGTGCACAGAGTCTATTGGTCATGATCACTGGGTACAGTAAGGGTTTGCATATGGCTGcatagcgatcataggccattGCTGCCAAGAGAAAACATTCCATGGTTGCACACATCACAAATGAAAAGAACTGTATCATGCATTCAGAAAGAGAGATCAGTTTACTCTTAGCTATGAAGGTGAGAAGCATCATTGGTGTCACTGTGGATGATAACCAAGTATCAACAAGTGCTAAACACCCAAGAAATAAGTACATGGGGATTTGAAGGCGAGGGTCATTCCAGATGAGAATGATCAGACCAAGATTTCCCACAATGGTGATAAGATAGATGACCAAGAACAGCAGGAACAGAGGAATTTTCCATGGTGGTTGGTGACCGAGTCCTGTGAGAACAAATTCGGTCAGCAGTGTTGTGTTCTCTGTTCCCATGTCCTCACTTAGATGTCCCTTAAATGAAAGGCAGAAAATGTTAGACAGTATTTAATAAGGACTTGTAAAGTGAAAATTGGTAGTGAAATATAACAATACATTTATCAGAATGACCTTTGGATTTTGTTCAGTTTGACTATACTAAATGGAAACTATTCTTGAAATTTAAGAAATAGTTTTAATTCATTGATGTAATTTTAACATGTAAAAATTAATACTTTAACAAAACATGATACATTCTAAACATACCGTTGGTTTGATAGGGAAGTTCAGAATCAGTATCATAGATTCACTGTTACTGCAAAAATGTTTAAGCCACAGAATTATAAAGCAAATACAAGTTGTATAGTTTTAGTTGATTTGAATATACTTTCTTGGTGCAATGGAAACATATTAGAATAATGGTAGAAGAAAGTATCTCAAgactaaatttaattaattatatagtaGCAACAAAATGGGGTTATGATAGGAGAAACTAGATTCAACAATATCAGAAAGCCCTAAAGAAGCTCCTAAAGCCAATTTTATATCAGACTTGTGCGAAAACATTTGTGCAAAATGTAGATTGTACACTATAACTACAGAAACTGAGTAGTTTATAAACAATTACATACCCTTTAAATCTTCTCAAGATGGTTTTTAAACTCATGTAAATTTAGCTAGTATATATAAAGGATCATTGGAAGGTATTATGATAACAAAGATTAATTAGCAATGATTTATAATGTAGAGTCTATACTATGtattgttttaagaaataaattatacGCTTAATAAAATAGGAATCAAAGTTTTTGGTAACCTGGTGGAAGGTGTAGGTATTAGCTTGAGCATTTAGGTACATTATTCTATTTGTTGTTATCACAAACCAAGCTGGGGATATGAACTTAGGTTTTTGGGCCTACTAAGGCTTAATTGTAATTATGTGTTGCTGCCTGGCACAGTGCCAGAGGCCAACATAAAGAATATGATTAAATGAGTGACTAGAGATTTGTGAGTATTAAAAATGAAGAGGTTTGTAATGGCTGAGGTGAAAAACCTTTCTTCATATCATAGAGAGCATATAAAAGAACAACAGGAATAATGAGAGGCAAAAAGCCATACAGAGAAGAAATTATATTAATGAGCAGGAGTAATGTGGACTATTCTAGAAACTGTGGAGGACAGATGGCATTTGTCCCTTCTAGGCTATGGGAAGAAAAGGTTTGCAAAAGGGTAAGCAACTGACTGAGGAGAAGTGGAAGGTAATGAGAAGAGAAAATTCACAGGAAGACTAGAAAGGGTCATTACGTTTggtgaaaaagaataaaatggagagaaataaGAAGAGTATGACAAAGACAATGGGGAACAATTGTAGAAAAAGAGGGCAAATCAGAGAGAGCAAgtaacagaagacagaaaatcagaATAACGGCAATTTTCAGAGACTTGTGATTAAAGTTTGTTttagagccaggcggtggtggcacacgcctttaatcccagcacttaggaggcagaggcaggtggatttctgagttcgaggccagcctggtctacagagtgagttccaggacagccagggttacacagagaaaccctgtctcgaaaaacaaaaaacaaaacaaagtttgtCTTAGCCTTTGTGTTTATGAGCTATAGCCAATACCTATCTTTTTAACAAAGGACACCATCACATGAATAAAGAGGCAGActagagaatagaaaaaaaacatctgacagaggattagtaTCTAGGACATACagagaactttaaaaattaaacatcaagaaaacctcagaatacccacgatacaactcacagaccatataaggctcaagaagaaggaagaccaaagtgtggatacttcagtcctacatagaaggaacaaaataatcacagaaggtagaggaagggagggatctgagagggggagaggaggaagctggAAAAGGGGGGGCATGATCACGTATgggaaaagatggaaaagga from the Arvicanthis niloticus isolate mArvNil1 chromosome 12, mArvNil1.pat.X, whole genome shotgun sequence genome contains:
- the LOC117718052 gene encoding olfactory receptor 5H19-like; translated protein: MGTENTTLLTEFVLTGLGHQPPWKIPLFLLFLVIYLITIVGNLGLIILIWNDPRLQIPMYLFLGCLALVDTWLSSTVTPMMLLTFIAKSKLISLSECMIQFFSFVMCATMECFLLAAMAYDRYAAICKPLLYPVIMTNRLCARLLVLIFVTGILHASIHEGMLFRLTFCNSNVIHHFYCDVMPLLKISCTDPSLNYLIVFIFSGSIQVFTISTILGSYTLVLFTILKKKSAKGIKKAFSTCGAHLLSVCLYYGSLLFMYLLPASQKVQDEDMMDSVFYTVIIPMMNPIIYSLRNKQIKDSLEKFLKRND